One window of the Manihot esculenta cultivar AM560-2 chromosome 14, M.esculenta_v8, whole genome shotgun sequence genome contains the following:
- the LOC110599823 gene encoding uncharacterized protein LOC110599823 isoform X1, whose translation MVSTRRSGSLSGNNNIKRSSSSEDKPPSPKRQKGENGGTAEKPMPAAENSKDLCPPAAADPAECGPGDVPIAGDAAGEGVSSGKGEVAPAVALVTPIAEGSTPLVVDKPRSSFSSWSLYQKQNAAFEASTPWCKLLSQSAQNPNVVICTSSFTIGSNKNCNFPLKDQSGILCKIKHTQREGSAVAVLESTGSKGSVQVNGEVVKKNTSRTLHSGDEVVFGLMGNHAYIFQQVITDVAVKGAEVQSSLGKLLQLERRSGDPSAVAGASILASLSSLRQDISRFKSPGQNTGKLHQGTEVPAQSVVHDGTEVEVDGLEINSTPNAGSDKAADVGAVGKNLPHDRNQDSGTEAGNVKLSGVNDLIRPFFRMLARSTSCKQKLSKSICKQVLEERNEWARDSQLASTSGMSLRCAVFKEDIRAGILDGKKIEVSFDDFPYYLSENTKNVLIAASFIHLRHKEHVKYTAELTTINPRILLSGPAGSEIYQEMLAKALANYFGAKLLIFDSHSFLGGLSSKEAEFLKDGFNAEKSCICTKQSPMIADSLKSVNPSGLEADTPSSSNAPSTFGQGSQPKMDIDAVPSSSGTSRNLLFKIGDRVRYISGGLYPSASSSRGPPNGIRGKVVLVFEDNPLSKIGVRFDKPVTDGVDLGGLCEGGHGYFCNVTDLRLDNVEDLDKLLINTLFEAVHNESRNYPFILFMKDAEKSIAGNPDTCSTFKSKLEKLPDNVVAIASHTQTDNRKEKSHPGGLLFTKFGSNQTALLDLAFPDSFGRLHDRGKEVPKATKVLTKLFPNKVVIHMPQDEVLLASWKHQLDRDVETLKMKGNLNHLRAVLSRSGMECEGLETLCIKDQTLTNESAEKVIGWALSHHLMQNPEAEADARLVLPSESIQYGIGILQAIQNESKSLKKSLKDVVTENEFEKRLLADVIPPSDIGVTFDDIGALENVKDTLKELVMLPLQRPELFCKGQLTKPCKGILLFGPPGTGKTMLAKAVATEAGANFINISMSSITSKWFGEGEKYVKAVFSLASKIAPSVVFVDEVDSMLGRRENPGEHEAMRKMKNEFMVNWDGLRTKDTERVLVLAATNRPFDLDEAVIRRLPRRLMVNLPDAPNRAKILKVILAKEDLSPDVDFDAIASMTDGYSGSDLKNLCVTAAHRPIKEILEKEKKERAAAVAEGKPAPALSGSADIRPLNMDDFKYAHERVCASVSSESVNMSELLQWNELYGEGGSRRKKALSYFM comes from the exons ATGGTTTCAACGAGAAGAAGTGGATCTCTCTCTGGAAACAATAATATCAAGAGATCTTCTTCGTCAGAGGACAAACCTCCGTCGCCAAAGCGTCAAAAG GGTGAAAATGGTGGGACTGCGGAAAAACCGATGCCGGCGGCGGAGAATTCCAAGGATTTGTGTCCCCCTGCCGCTGCGGATCCCGCAGAATGTGGGCCTGGTGATGTTCCCATTGCAGGAGACGCTGCTGGGGAAGGTGTGAGTTCAGGGAAGGGTGAGGTGGCTCCGGCGGTGGCTTTGGTCACGCCGATCGCCGAAG GTTCTACACCGCTTGTAGTGGATAAGCCGAGGAGTTCTTTTTCGTCCTGGAGCTTGTATCAGAAGCAGAATGCAGCTTTTGAGGCATCAACGCCTTGGTGTAAACTTCTGTCACAGTCTGCACAG AATCCAAATGTAGTCATTTGCACATCCAGTTTCACTATTGGTTCAAACAAGAACTGCAATTTCCCACTGAAGGATCAGAGTGGAATTCTGTGCAAGATCAAGCACACACAG CGCGAGGGAAGTGCTGTAGCTGTTCTAGAAAGTACGGGAAGCAAGGGATCAGTGCAAGTAAATGGTGAAGTAGTCAAGAAGAACACTAGTCGCACCCTCCACTCAGGGGATGAGGTGGTTTTTGGTTTGATGGGGAACCATGCCTAT ATTTTTCAGCAAGTCATAACTGATGTTGCTGTTAAGGGTGCAGAGGTCCAGAGCAGTCTGGGAAAACTTTTGCAACTTGAAAGGAGGTCAGGAGATCCTTCAGCTGTTGCTGGGGCATCGATATTGGCATCTCTTTCAAGCCTGAGGCAAGATATATCGCGTTTTAAGTCTCCAGGTCAGAATACTGGAAAGCTCCACCAAGGGACTGAGGTGCCTGCCCAATCTGTTGTCCATGATGGTACAGAAGTAGAGGTTGACGGCTTGGAAATCAACTCAACTCCAAATGCAGGAAGTGACAAAGCTGCAGATGTTGGAGCTGTTGGCAAGAACCTTCCTCATGACCGCAACCAGGACTCTGGCACAGAGGCAGGCAATGTAAAACTCTCTGGGGTGAATGATTTGATAAGGCCTTTCTTCAGGATGTTAGCTCGATCAACTAGTTGTAAACAAAAATTGAGCAAAAGTATCTGTAAACAGGTATTGGAAGAAAGGAACGAGTGGGCAAGGGACTCGCAGCTGGCATCAACCTCTGGTATGTCGTTGCGGTGTGCAGTATTCAAAGAAGACATTCGTGCTGGAATTCTTGATGGGAAAAAAATAGAAGTTtcatttgatgattttccttacTATTTAAG TGAGAACACAAAAAATGTACTGATTGCGGCTTCATTTATACATCTGAGGCACAAAGAACATGTGAAGTACACTGCAGAACTAACCACCATTAATCCACGGATTTTGCTTTCTGGTCCAGCAG gttctgagatataTCAGGAGATGTTGGCGAAGGCCCTTGCTAACTACTTTGGTGCTAAATTACTCATATTTGATAGCCATTCTTTTCTGGGT GGTTTGTCTTCAAAGGAAGCTGAGTTTTTGAAGGATGGATTTAATGCAGAAAAATCCTGCATCTGTACCAAACAAAGCCCTATGATTGCCGACTCATTAAAAAGTGTGAATCCGTCAGGTCTTGAAGCAGATACACCTAGTTCTTCAAATGCACCTTCTACCTTTGGTCAGGGATCTCAACCAAAGATGGATATTGATGCTGTACCCTCTTCTTCTGGGACATCTAGGAATCTGTTGTTTAAAATAG GTGATAGAGTAAGGTACATTTCTGGTGGATTATATCCATCAGCATCTTCATCAAG GGGTCCACCTAATGGAATTCGTGGAAAGGTTGTACTAGTTTTCGAGGACAATCCTTTGTCAAAAATTGGGGTAAGGTTTGATAAACCTGTAACTGACGGGGTTGATCTTGGAGGCCTTTGCGAGGGAGGTCATGGGTACTTTTGCAATG TTACTGATCTTCGTTTGGATAATGTGGAAGATCTGGACAAGTTACTGATCAATACATTATTTGAG GCTGTACACAACGAGAGCAGAAACTATCCTTTTATTTTGTTCATGAAAGATGCAGAGAAATCAATTGCAGGAAATCCAGACACATGCTCTACATTTAAAAGCAAACTTGAAAAGCTTCCTGATAATGTGGTAGCAATTGCTTCACACACACAAACTGACAATCGCAAAGAAAAG TCGCATCCTGGAGGTCTTCTTTTCACAAAATTTGGTAGCAATCAAACTGCACTTCTTGACTTGGCTTTTCCG GACAGCTTTGGAAGACTTCATGACAGAGGGAAAGAAGTGCCAAAGGCAACAAAAGTTCTGACTAAACTTTTCCCGAATAAAGTAGTTATTCACATGCCACAG GATGAGGTGCTTCTAGCATCTTGGAAGCATCAATTGGATCGAGATGTAGAAACCCTCAAAATGAAGGGGAATTTGAATCACCTTCGTGCT GTTCTGAGTCGGAGTGGGATGGAATGTGAAGGACTTGAGACCTTATGCATCAAGGACCAGACACTGACAAATGAAA GCGCAGAGAAGGTAATTGGTTGGGCTTTAAGCCATCATCTAATGCAGAATCCTGAAGCTGAAGCTGATGCAAGACTTGTTTTACCCAGTGAGAG CATCCAGTATGGGATTGGGATCCTGCAGGCCATCCAGAATGAATCTAAAAGCCTGAAGAAGTCTCTCAAG GATGTCGTAACAGAAAATGAGTTTGAGAAAAGGCTTTTGGCTGATGTTATTCCACCTAGTGACATTGGGGTTACATTTGATGATATTGGAGCTCTTGAGAATGTTAAGGATACTTTGAAAGAGTTGGTGATGCTTCCTTTACAGAGGCCTGAGCTTTTCTGCAAGGGGCAATTAACCAAG CCTTGCAAGGGCATACTTTTATTTGGACCTCCTGGAACCGGAAAGACTATGCTTGCAAAGGCTGTGGCAACTGAAGCTGGTGCAAATTTCATCAATATTTCAATGTCAAGCATAACATCTAAG TGGTTTGGTGAGGGTGAGAAGTATGTGAAAGCTGTCTTCTCCCTGGCTAGCAAAATTGCCCCTAGTGTTGTCTTTGTTGATGAG GTTGACAGCATGTTGGGCAGGAGGGAAAATCCAGGGGAGCACGAAGCCATGAGGAAGATGAAAAATGAATTTATGGTGAATTGGGATGGGCTACGCACCAAAGATACGGAAAGAGTTCTTGTACTTGCAGCAACAAATAGGCCTTTTGACCTTGATGAGGCTGTCATTAGAAGGCTGCCTCGGAG GTTGATGGTAAATTTGCCTGATGCTCCAAATAGAGCAAAGATACTGAAAGTTATTTTGGCAAAGGAGGATTTGTCCCCTGATGTTGATTTTGATGCTATTGCAAGTATGACGGATGGATATTCTGGAAGTGATCTTAAG AACCTATGCGTAACTGCTGCTCATCGCCCAATTAAAGAGATTctggaaaaagagaagaag GAACGCGCTGCAGCTGTAGCAGAAGGTAAACCTGCTCCAGCTTTAAGCGGAAGTGCTGATATCCGGCCTCTTAACATGGATGATTTTAAATATGCTCATGAACGG GTATGTGCAAGTGTTTCATCCGAGTCTGTTAACATGAGTGAGTTGTTACAATGGAATGAACTCTATGGCGAAGGCGGCTCTAGAAGAAAGAAGGCACTAAGctattttatgtaa